TGTAGAAGTTATTGCTCCACCAATTTTTCTATTTTTTATATAAAAATCATTTGGCCATTTTAAAAATAGTTTTGAACCACTCTTTTGTAAAATATCCTTTAAAATATATGTAAAATATATACTAGCACTTTGAAGTGGTAAATCTTTGGGTAAATTATCTTTACTTACAACAAAAGAGAAAAAGAGATTTCCCTCTTTTCCAATCCAAGAGTTTCCCCTGCTTCCAACTCCTGCAGTTTGTATTTTTGAAGTTACACATAATAGATTGTTATAACCATTTTTTTGTATATACTCTTTTAAATAGCTTTGTGTTGAATTAACTTCATTTAATCTTATAATTTTCATTTGAAGATTATATATAATTAAAGTAGAAGATTATATTAATTATAATGAAATCCTTATTTTCATAAAGGCAGAAGATGTTAGACCCAGTTTTACCAATAGCTATATACCTACTTTTTGGTTATTTATTTAAAATTATTTTTCAAGATAATTCAAAACAACTTGTAGATTTTATTATATATTTCTCTCTTCCAGCAATAGTTTTTTCAAAAATTTATCCGCTAGAGCTAGATACAAAAATTTTATGGCTTATTCTTATGTTTATGGCAATAATATTTTTTAATCTATTTTTATCATACTGTGCTGGAAAAATGATGAGACTAAACAGAGTTACTCTAGCCACTTTTATGATTATGGCAACTTTTGGAAATACCTCTTTTATAGGTTTTTCTTATATAGATGCTTTTTATGGTCAAGATTATATTGTTTATGGAGTTATTTATGATATTTTTGGATCTTTCTTACTTTTAGTATCAGTTGGAATGATTATAATAACTTGGGGAAGTGGAAGAAAAAACTCTATTTTGAATATTTCAAAATCAATATTTTTATTCCCACCAATGATTATATTTTTTATTACAATATTTGCAAAAAACTTTGAAGTTCCAAAATTTATAATCTACACTTCACAAAATCTTGGGTCAACTTTAGTTCCTATTGCAATGATTGCTATTGGGATGAAACTTGAATTAAAACATATATTTTCAAGGTTACATATTGTAACAGTTGCTGTTGTTTTAAAAATGCTCATTGTACCAATTATAATTTTATTTACATTTAAATATTTTTATGGAGTAGATGAAACATGGGTAAAAGTAACATTAATAGAAGTTGCAATGCCACCAATGACTATGGCTGCTGTTTTAGCTATAAAAGGTGGATTAGATGAAAAAATTGCTATAAATTCTCTAGTTTTAGGTGTTATTGTAAGTCTATTTACGATAACTTTGTTTACTTCATATTTAGCTTAAGATTTATTATTTAAATCTTAAGCTGCTTTTTCATTCATTTTTAATTGTTTATATAAATTCTCATGAGTTTTTATCTCTTCAATGCTAGCTTTTCTTCTACAAGATAAATATCCCTTTGTTCCTTCACTTGTAATTGTTGGATAAACTGTTGCAAATACCCAATAGTAATCTCCATCTTTAGTTGCATTTTTAACGTATCCTGTCCAGATATTACCTTTTTTTACAGTTTCCCACAAATCTTTAAATGCAGCTTTTGGCATATCTGGATGTCTTACAGTATTGTGAGGTTTACCTATTAACTCATCAATTCCATATCCTGCGATTTTACAAAAATCATCATTTGCAAAAATAATTATTCCTTTTTCATCTGTTTCACTTACTAAAAAAGCATAATCATCCAAAACTATCTCTTTTGACATAATATTTTTCCTTTAATTGTTTTAATAAAATTTAATTTTTTAATTGATTTACTCTAAATTTAAGAATATATGTTTATAAAATTTTTAAGAATTGTATAACAAAACCTTTTAAAATGAAATAAACAATAAAATTAATTTAAAATATCTCCTATAGTTAATCTTTTTCCTTTTATATATTCAACACTATTTATAGAGTTTTTTGATGGAGCTTGTAAGGTTCGTATTTTTAATCTACCTTGATTGCAAGCAACTACAATATAATCTTTTGCTATTTCTAAAATCTCTCCAGCAATATTTTGTGAACTATTTTCAACAAACTCAATATCTTTTAATTTAAGCTCGGATTTTAGAAAAATACCTGGCCAAAAAGAGTAAGCTTTATATTTAGAAAAAAGCTTTTTCGCACAATTAAAATCTACTTCCCCATCTTCTTTTTTAATTTTCTTACAAAAACTAGCACTTGAATCGTTTTGTTTTATTGGCTTTAATTTATCATAATTATCTAAAGTTGTAATTGTAAGTTTAGCTGCTAAGTTTGAAAGTTTAGTAAAAGCCTCACTTACTAACATATTTTTCTCATTTTTAAGATATGAATATCCCAAAATATCACCACAATCAAGTCCCTCTTCCATAAGCATAGAAGTAACTCCCAAATATTCATCATCGTTTAAAATACCTTCTTGAATAGGACTAGCTCCTCTATAATTTGGTAAGATAGAAGCATGAAGATTGATACAAGGAGCTAGATTTAAAATCTCTTTTGGTAAAATTTGTCCATACGCAGCAACAACTATAAAATCTGGTTCTAACTCTTTTATAGAAATATAAGCCACAAGATTATCTTTTAGTTTTTTTGGTTGTAAAATAGGGATATTAATATTGTTTTCAAGACAATACTGTTTTATATGTGGTGGAGTTAAAAGTTGTTTTCTACCAACAGGTTTATCTTCTTGAGTAAAAATTCCTATAACTTCATAATTTTTATTATTTAAAAGCTCTTTTAAAATCTCTGTAGCATAAGATGGTGTTCCCATAAATAAAACTTTTTTACTCAAAACATTCTCCTTATTTTCTAAAAATTGTTCCACTTTTATGATTATTCTCAACTAAAAAATCATAAGCATTTGTCAAATCAAAACCACTAGTTAAATACATTGGAATATTTTTTTGCATTAAAAAATCAGCAGCTTTTAGTTTGGTAACAATTCCACCTGTTGCAAATTTTGAGTTTGCACTAGGTTTTTTATCAAGCTCATCTTGTGATATTTCATTTATTATTTTTTGAATTTTTGCATCACTAAACTCTCTTGGATTTTTATCATAATATCCATCTATATCTGTCAAAATAACTAACATATCAGCTTTAAAATAGTGTGTTATATAAGCTGCTAACTGGTCGTTATCTCCAATTAGCTCTTCAGTTGCAATAACATCATTTTCATTTATTATAGGAATTACCTTATTTTGAAGCAATATCTCCATAACATTTTTTGCATTTTTTGACCTTTTTCTTGAATCAAAATCATCTGCAATAAAAAGCATTTGAGCAACAGTAATACCAAATTCCTGAAACATCTCTTGATAAGTTTTCATTAATTTTGGTTGACCAATAGCAGCTAAAGTTTGTTTATTTGCTAGAACTGTTTTATCAAGTTTTAGCTCTGTATATCCTGCTCCAACTGCTCCTGAGCTTACTAGTATTACCTCTAAATTCTTATCATTTTTTAGTGTTGAAATTAGATTAACTAGATTTTTCATTCTTTGCAAAGCTAACTCTTCACCTTGAGTTAAAACAGCAGTTCCAACCTTGATAACTAATCGTCTCATCTATTTTCCTAGCATTGTATATAAAGCATATTTTAATGGATTAATATTTGTTTTGTCTAAAGATGATATTGGTAAAACAAAATATGGTTTACTACTATCTTTTTTTGTAAAAATTAAATCTTGAACATAGTATGGTAAATTTATATCAAATTTATACTCATTTGATTTAGAAGCTTCAAGATTTAAAGCTTTTAAAAATTCTTCTATATCATTTTGTAAATCTTCACCATAATAAGCATCTATTTTACTTAAAACTATTGCAAAATCTCTTTGTGAAAGCTCTTGTGAGAACTTAAAAAGTTCTTCTTTTAATACATTATATTGATCAATCATCGCTCTATGATTTGCAACATCTATTGTAAATAAAAGAGTTTTTGTTCTTTCAATATGTTTTAAAAACTCTAATCCAAGCCCTTTTCCTTCACTTGCACCATCAATAATTCCAGGAATATCAGCCATTACAAATGAGCTATAATCTCCAACGTTTACAACTCCTAATTTTGGAGTTAATGTTGTAAACTCATAGTTTGCTATTTCTGGAGTTGCATTTGATGTTACAGATATTAAAGTAGATTTTCCAACATTTGGATAACCAACAAGCCCAACATCTGCAATTAATTTAAGCTCTAATCTTATATTTTTTGTAATTCCTGGCAATCCTGGTTGAAAATATGTAGGTCTTTGATTTCTTGAGTTTTTAAAATGAACATTTCCAAGTCCACCTTTTCCACCTTCAATAAATAAAAATTTCTCACCATCTTCAAGTAAATCATATAAAACTTCATTTGTATCATCATCTATTATTTGTGTTCCAGGAGGTACTGTTAAAATAAGATGTTCTCCAGACTTACCTGTTTTTTGTCTTCCCATTCCTGGTTGACCTTTATCAGCTTTAAAAACTCTTTTTCCTTTATAAAAAGATAAAGTATCAGTATTGCTATCTACCACAAAGTAAACATCACCACCTTTTCCTCCATCTCCACCATCAGGACCACCTTGAACAACAAATTTTTCCCTTCTAAAAGATGCACAACCTTGCCCACCTTTTCCACTACTTACACTAAATCTTGCACTATCTATAAACATAGTTTTCCTTTATAAATAAAAAAAGGGTGTATGGTAAAACATACACCCTTTTTTAAAAAAACTAAATCCCTTGCTTACGAAGCGTAAACAGAAACTTTTTTTCTTTTTTTATCTTTAATTTCAAATTTAACAACACCGTCAATTAAAGAGTATATTGTATGATCTTTTCCCATACCTACATTATTTCCTAAGTGAACTTTAGTTCCTCTTTGTCTAATAATGATATTTCCAGCACTT
Above is a genomic segment from Aliarcobacter cryaerophilus containing:
- the rpmA gene encoding 50S ribosomal protein L27; the encoded protein is MAHKKGQGSTQNNRDSAGRRLGVKKYGGEVVSAGNIIIRQRGTKVHLGNNVGMGKDHTIYSLIDGVVKFEIKDKKRKKVSVYAS
- a CDS encoding PAS domain-containing protein — encoded protein: MSKEIVLDDYAFLVSETDEKGIIIFANDDFCKIAGYGIDELIGKPHNTVRHPDMPKAAFKDLWETVKKGNIWTGYVKNATKDGDYYWVFATVYPTITSEGTKGYLSCRRKASIEEIKTHENLYKQLKMNEKAA
- the fmt gene encoding methionyl-tRNA formyltransferase, which codes for MGTPSYATEILKELLNNKNYEVIGIFTQEDKPVGRKQLLTPPHIKQYCLENNINIPILQPKKLKDNLVAYISIKELEPDFIVVAAYGQILPKEILNLAPCINLHASILPNYRGASPIQEGILNDDEYLGVTSMLMEEGLDCGDILGYSYLKNEKNMLVSEAFTKLSNLAAKLTITTLDNYDKLKPIKQNDSSASFCKKIKKEDGEVDFNCAKKLFSKYKAYSFWPGIFLKSELKLKDIEFVENSSQNIAGEILEIAKDYIVVACNQGRLKIRTLQAPSKNSINSVEYIKGKRLTIGDILN
- a CDS encoding AEC family transporter, which translates into the protein MLDPVLPIAIYLLFGYLFKIIFQDNSKQLVDFIIYFSLPAIVFSKIYPLELDTKILWLILMFMAIIFFNLFLSYCAGKMMRLNRVTLATFMIMATFGNTSFIGFSYIDAFYGQDYIVYGVIYDIFGSFLLLVSVGMIIITWGSGRKNSILNISKSIFLFPPMIIFFITIFAKNFEVPKFIIYTSQNLGSTLVPIAMIAIGMKLELKHIFSRLHIVTVAVVLKMLIVPIIILFTFKYFYGVDETWVKVTLIEVAMPPMTMAAVLAIKGGLDEKIAINSLVLGVIVSLFTITLFTSYLA
- a CDS encoding biotin--[acetyl-CoA-carboxylase] ligase, with translation MKIIRLNEVNSTQSYLKEYIQKNGYNNLLCVTSKIQTAGVGSRGNSWIGKEGNLFFSFVVSKDNLPKDLPLQSASIYFTYILKDILQKSGSKLFLKWPNDFYIKNRKIGGAITSTNKELLFCGIGLNLIEVDDSFGKLDISIDIDEILNLYFIEIEKKIPWKQIFSLFKIEFMHSKNFQATVDGVKVSLENAILNSDGSIQIENKKVFSLR
- the obgE gene encoding GTPase ObgE, which codes for MFIDSARFSVSSGKGGQGCASFRREKFVVQGGPDGGDGGKGGDVYFVVDSNTDTLSFYKGKRVFKADKGQPGMGRQKTGKSGEHLILTVPPGTQIIDDDTNEVLYDLLEDGEKFLFIEGGKGGLGNVHFKNSRNQRPTYFQPGLPGITKNIRLELKLIADVGLVGYPNVGKSTLISVTSNATPEIANYEFTTLTPKLGVVNVGDYSSFVMADIPGIIDGASEGKGLGLEFLKHIERTKTLLFTIDVANHRAMIDQYNVLKEELFKFSQELSQRDFAIVLSKIDAYYGEDLQNDIEEFLKALNLEASKSNEYKFDINLPYYVQDLIFTKKDSSKPYFVLPISSLDKTNINPLKYALYTMLGK
- the proB gene encoding glutamate 5-kinase, which gives rise to MRRLVIKVGTAVLTQGEELALQRMKNLVNLISTLKNDKNLEVILVSSGAVGAGYTELKLDKTVLANKQTLAAIGQPKLMKTYQEMFQEFGITVAQMLFIADDFDSRKRSKNAKNVMEILLQNKVIPIINENDVIATEELIGDNDQLAAYITHYFKADMLVILTDIDGYYDKNPREFSDAKIQKIINEISQDELDKKPSANSKFATGGIVTKLKAADFLMQKNIPMYLTSGFDLTNAYDFLVENNHKSGTIFRK